One genomic region from Epinephelus moara isolate mb chromosome 8, YSFRI_EMoa_1.0, whole genome shotgun sequence encodes:
- the arsk gene encoding arylsulfatase K, translating into MNTEVLALIFLLQICGQSLCQNATRPNIVMVMSDAFDGRLTFDPGSQVVKLPYINYLRELGATFLNAYTSSPICCPSRAAMWSGQFVHLTQSWNNYKCLDANATTWMDLLEANGYVTKSMGKLDYTSGSHSVSNRVEAWTRDVQFLLRQEGRPVSQLVGNMSTVRVMRKDWETTDKAAQWIRQRAASSQQPFALYLGLNLPHPYRTESLGPTAGGSTFLTSPYWLKKVSSELITVPKWLPMAAMHPVDYYSTFTKNCSGDFTEDEVKSIRAYYYAMCAEADAMLGQVISALRETGLLNNTIVIFTADHGELAMEHRQFYKMSMYEGSSHVPLLIMGPGLMSGLQVNQLVSLVDLYPTVLDIADISAVGILSGHSLLPLLSKASTFSKKQHPDWVLSEYHGCNVNASTYMLRSGRWKYIAYADGVSVPPQLFDITLDKEELHDVALKYPNVREHLDKLLRSIVDYPKVSTTVHRYNKEAFSAWRQSLGGNYSQVIANLRWFVDWQKDPSANERAVDKWLYGSL; encoded by the exons ATGAATACGGAAGTGCTGGCTTTGATATTCCTTCTTCAAATCTGTGGTcaaagtttgtgccaaaatgCAACCAGACCCAACATTGTGATGGTGATGAGTGATGCATTT GATGGGCGATTGACCTTCGACCCTGGCAGCCAAGTTGTGAAGCTGCCATATATAAACTACCTCAGGGAGCTTGGTGCTACATTCCTCAATGCTTACACCAGCTCGCCCATCTGCTGCCCCTCAAGAGCAG CTATGTGGAGTGGTCAGTTTGTTCACCTCACGCAGTCATGGAACAACTATAAGTGTCTCGACGCTAATGCAACAACATGGATGGATTTGCTGGAGGCGAATGGATATGTTACCAAGTCGATGGGCAAGCTGGACTACACCTCAGGGAGTCACTCTGTCAG TAATCGAGTCGAGGCCTGGACACGAGATGTTCAGTTCCTCCTGCGCCAAGAGGGCCGGCCTGTTTCGCAACTTGTTGGGAACATGTCAACAGTAAGGGTCATGAGGAAGGACTGGGAAACCACAGACAAGGCTGCACAGTGGATCCGCCAGAGAGCTGCATCGTCACAGCAGCCCTTTGCTCTGTATCTCGGCCTCAATTTACCTCACCCGTATAGAACTGAATCCCTGGGGCCCACCGCAGGAGGATCCACCTTCCTTACCTCACCGTACTGGCTGAAAAAG GTGTCCTCTGAGCTCATCACTGTTCCTAAATGGCTGCCTATGGCTGCCATGCACCCTGTCGACTACTACTCCACCTTCACCAAAAACTGCAGCGGTGATTTCACTGAGGACGAAGTCAAAAGCATAAGGGCCTACTATTATGCCATGTGTGCCGAAGCAGACGCCATGCTGG GTCAGGTGATTTCCGCTCTGAGAGAGACTGGCCTGCTTAACAACACTATTGTAATCTTCACGGCCGACCACGGAGAGCTAGCCATGGAGCACCGGCAGTTCTACAAGATGTCAATGTATGAAGGCAGCTCCCATGTTCCCCTGCTGATCATGGGGCCTGGGCTGATGTCTGGCCTGCAGGTCAATCAGCTTGTGTCTTTGGTTGATCTCTATCCCACTGTGCTAG ACATTGCTGATATTTCAGCAGTAGGCATTCTCAGTGGCCACTCGCTCCTTCCTCTGCTATCCAAGGCCAGCACTTTCTCCAAGAAGCAACATCCAGACTGGGTTCTGAGTGAATATCATGGCTGTAATGTTAATGCCTCTACTTACATGCTGAGAAGTGGGCGGTGGAAATATATTGCCTATGCAGATGGTGTGAGTGTCCCTCCACAGCTTTTTG atataACACTGGACAAGGAAGAACTTCATGATGTAGCTCTAAAATACCCAAATGTTCGAGAACATCTGGACAAGCTGTTGCGTAGTATTGTAGACTATCCAAAAGTCTCTACAACTGTCCATCGTTACAATAAAGAAGCATTCAGTGCCTGGCGCCAGAGTTTGGGGGGAAACTACAGTCAGGTCATTGCTAACCTCAGGTGGTTTGTGGATTGGCAAAAAGATCcctcagccaatgagagagctgTTGACAAGTGGCTTTATGGCtctttgtga